DNA sequence from the Colletotrichum destructivum chromosome 9, complete sequence genome:
tCATCATCTCTCTATCCACTCCCCCTGGCCACGTGGAAGGCTATTATTCCCCAACCAGAAATCCCACCCGGACAGCGCCGTCGATACCTCAGAGTGCACACTAAGCATTGGTCCGATCGCTCCAGGAACGGGTTCACGGACGCTGCCGTCCCTCGCGTTACGCATCGCCGGCTTCACCTTCGTCACACGGCCCTCTTCCAAAGCCCCCTTCCTTCATTGGGCCTTCTTCCATTCCTTCCAGTTCCTTCACCGTACGGGTAGTCGCCTCGCAACACCTCACGGGCGGCAGCTCTAAGTCCAAgctcaggctcaggctcaAGCTCAGGCTCAAGCTCAAGGCCTCCATCTAACactcatccatccatccccgGGTTTCCCAGGACACCAACACGATCGCATgcatacctaggtaggtgcATATGCCTGCAAAGGTACGCAACGGCGGGCCGGCTGTTCAACCATCATCTGCTCTTTCTTCCATCCCAACTCAAGCGTCAAGAGTGCTTAGAGCTTGCAAATCCCCTACCCTaccccttccttcctccgacgatttttttttttttttcggtGTGCACGTGTGTGTGGCTCCGTGCGTTCCTTCCTCTTTGCGCCTATCCCTGCGTTACctgaggaaggggaaaagaacAACACCAAGACATCTCTCGTATTGCAGATATCAACACACATCCACATACAGACATACTCTCGCTGtccgcctctccctctttccatatctccatctcggccgactCTTCCGAGTTCAATTGCAACCTAAATCCTCTTCTTCAGTACGAGCCTCCGCGCACTCCCTTAGCACTAGCACACCAAACATTGGCGCAAACGCACGTCATCAACTTTGACCGACGATTGCCTGGGATCACAGCCATCGACTGCCAGCCTGCCCGGTCAACGAACCAACCCTGAGGCCTGCTACATCCCAGCGTCGTCTATGCGCCTCACCTTGCTGCCCTCTCTGCATTCGCAATGATCCAATAGCGGCCCTTCACGCCAAGTCCAGTGTTCCCCCAATCACGTCCCACAGCACGGCCCTGAACAACTCCAACCTCCAGCTGCCACCGCACCACCCGCCACCAACGACCAGCAACGACCCTTTTTCGACCACTCGCCACATTGGCCGGCAGTCAACTCGACAGCTCAACAACACACCGAGCGCAGCAAAGCGTAGAGACATAGacaaggaaagaaagaacgTCAGCTGTaaccccccccttcccttccctacttttttttctctctctccaacaCATCGAACAGAATAAGAGACAAGGAGGGAAATTCCTTTGGAGAGGCCCGTCGACGAAGAGCCGAATCTTGCTTCCCTCACCCCGGTCGCATTTCATCTCCCATttcaccacctccaccactCTCGcctctcgccctctcctcctACACTGAACTCCTCCCTCACGGCCCTTACCACCTTGTCCGTCTCCGCCCACCACCTACGTATCACCTACACCTACCTGCCTGATCCCAGCTACCGAACAACTGACAATCCCTGGCCACTTGCTGTATTTTTTCGCTTCGACAGCAGGTCTCCGCCCCCCCTGCCCGTCGTACCCATCAAGTCGAGCCCAGGCCAGGCTGCCCAGCCAGCGAACTCGTCTCCTATGTATTGATCCCGTCACAACTCTTCCTCTTCAGCAAACGCCAACCGCATCTGTCGCGGCGCCTGGCATCGTCGGCAATATGGCTGCTCAGAAGCCAGAAGTTGGCGAAATTCTCTTGGTTGTCCGTAAGTCCAATCTCTCGCTCCGCAACCCTGAGCAGTAAGCCTACTTGCTGAACTTGACCCTCTCGTCGTGTTCGCGTCATGCAACCTCATCTCCATCCCCGCCCTCGACACGACCTGTTCCCCTCTTGACAGTGCACCTTGAGCTGACTTGCCCTTGCCGCAGACGACTTTATCGCTCGCAGCTCGGACGAATTGAGTTTGACAAAAGGCGACCGAGTTGAGCTGATCGAGCGAGATGATGAATTTGGCGATGGCTGGTTTTTGGGCAAACACATGGTGAATGGGAATAGCGGCCTGTTTCCCGAAGGTATGTCTACACGGCACCCGACATCTACAGCCGGCGAAACGCTGACTACCCGTCATCCAGTCTACACCAGGCCACCCCCCAAGACCGCTCCGACGAACAACTTCTCGAAGCCACTGGCAACGCTGCCCGAAGTGGCCAATGAATCtaaacaaacaaacacaaCGGATacccccggccccggcgacGAGATTACTACCCCCGCCGCTCCACCAGCTCCTACGCCGCCAGCCGTCTCGCCCGCTCCCGTTACCCTGCCGTTGAACAGCATCAAGCAGGAGACCGCCCCAGCCGAAAGTGCGCCGCCAGTCACGAAcccgccgccttcggccACCCTAGGCCGTCTCAACACGAACCAGGACTATGTACTGAACGAAACCCTCAACGTAATCGACGAGCACATCACCGATCTGCGCTCTACGCCCAGCAATGGCGCAATACGAGCCCCCCCCACCGATTCCGGCAGCGAGTACAGCGCCCAGCTCGATCATCGAATGTCCTACATCCATGGCgaagagacggacgaggaggaggaaggcaTGCACAGCCGCCCCGAAGTGGAGGCCTGGTCGCCTGATCAAGTTGCCGAGTACCTCTTCACGGTCGGCGTTGAGAAATCTCACTGCGAGGTCTTCCGAGACCAGGAGATCACCGGCGAGGTTCTCCTGGGTATGGACCAGAGTTCCCTCTTTATCAAAGCATTCGAACTAGGGTCTGTCGGCAGACGGCTCAAGACATGGCAAAAGATCAAGTCTCTTCAGGATGAGTGCAATAACCTGGGTATGGCGACCAGAAGGACCACCCAGACATACGGAAGCGACGTTGGATCAGAAGATGCGAGGCGATCTCGTAGCCGGGCCGACACTCTGACCGGCTCCATGCCCAGAATGACGCCCGTGGACGACAGGGCCATGTCATTTTCCAGCAAGCGCCTATCCTTCTCTCAAACGCCCAAGTTGGACACTgcctccatcgtctcgcCAGTCTCCCCGATTGTGGACAGTCCGACCCGACCAAACCATATGAAACGGCCTTCGGCTGCTTCTGTCAGGGATCTGCACCACTCCCGTAGGCACTCGTCCTCCACCGACTTCCGTTTGACGGGAGCGCCCGCACATAGCGCAGTGACACCGAAATTGGCCACGAATGGAACGTTTCCTCTGACAGATGGCGCTCATAAAAAGCAGCCCTCGTTCGACAGGAACTGGACCCTCGGCAGCGCCTCCACCAGGCCCCTTTCTTCCACCGGACTCCAAGACGTCATGCAGCAGTCGGGCCTACACGCACCGGAGTCCGCCATTGACACTGACCGAGGCTACTTTAGTGGAACCGAGGTCGACGGTCGACGCCGTAACGTGCTTAGAAAGCGCGACAGCACCGCCAGCCACACTAAGAAGACCAGCTACGCCGACGAGCAGAGAGTGCGCAGTGCGACTGCTATCTCGAGGCACTCGAGGCTTGGAAGTGTCGATTCGAACCGCGACAGTGTtgcgtcgccggcggcgcaaAAGTACTATGGTGTGCAATCCACCGCCCACAGAAGAACTGCATCCACAAGCACCACTCAGTCGACACGGCCAGTGCCCCCCGTCAAAGATGTCGGGGCACCCAGCGTCACGAAGTTGGAGGGCAGGGCCCGGGCCTCACCAGTGCCAGAGTCGCCAGCATCACGCCAAGGCGTTCATGCTGAGTGGCTTTCGGCTGTCGTGAAGCCGTCGGTGAAGGTCACCGGATTGCGAGCCATTTCCGATTCGGTATCGGGAGACCGCAACAAGATGGCCTCACCAGTCGACCCTTCCCTCAGGGACTCGCCTCTGCCATCGCCCGCTAGAACCGGGTCGAGTACGCCTTCCGCTGGCCCGAGCTTCGAACTCGACTCGCCCGACACAGCAAAGAGCCCCAGTACCGCGACGACTGTGGCGAGCAAGGGCAGCAgaaagaagggcaagaaggagacgagTGCTTACCAGCGCGGCCTGCTCAAAATCAAGCCGGCAGATGCCGTGAAGGATGCTGACTACAGCGGATGGATGAGAAAGAAGAGCTCCAACCTCATGACAACGTGGAAACCCCGCCTGTTTGTACTCAAGGGCCGTCGGCTGGCATACTACTATTCGGAGAACGAtcaggaggagaagggacTCATCGACATTTCCTTCCATCGTGTTCTCCCAGCCGACAACGAACAGCTGACTGGTCTCCATGCCAAGCTTACTGGCGCCGGGATGGCTACGGGCCGCGACACGGACTCCTCGGGGGACAAGGGAGACGACACCATGTTTATCTTCAAGCTTGTTCCGCCACGCGCAGGCCTGTCCCGTGCCGTCAACTTTACCAAGCCTACCGTTCATTATTTTGCAGTTCCCAACCTCAAGTCAGGAAGACTGTGGATGGCAGCCCTGATGAAGGCGACCATTGACCGAGATGATACCCAGGCGATAACAACGACGTATCAGCAAAAGACCATTTCCCTTGCCAAGGCCAGACAGATGCGACACCGTCCTCCTGCGCTGATGAACCCAGAAGAGGCTCAAGAAGATCAGAAGCggagggcggaggaggcgaagaagaacgCGGACTCCCTTGGCATTACATTCGGCGAGACCGACAGTGGGGTTTCCGGCATGGAGAAGCCAAACTTTCCCAAGGTCGAGAGTGCAAACCCCAGGAAGTTGGCTTTTGAGTCGGAGAACGATGGCTCAACTGGGGCGCCTCCACAGAGCGCTTAGGGAAGCAGGCCCTGCAAGCGTGCTCACGGAGTCTGATGCAGTTCCactttccttccttcctttctTGTACCATGGACCTTTCTATATATACCTTTGTCATGTATGAGGGACACGAAATTCCGCATGGGGGGCGGCGTATTTGGGATTGCTTGAGGAGAGCCAGACGATCCAGCAAGGAAGGGGCAATGGACCTGGACACAAGCGAATAATTTTCAACCAAAGAGATTCCCTTTGTTTTTCTTTCGCTTTGGCTTTTTTGTCTTCACTTACAGCTGTGGAGCAGCCTTGAGGAGGCCGTGGGCTCTGTTAGcagcacgacgacggtgctAAAGCATGGCGTACGGCTGTACACGTGCGGAAGACGGAAGGAGGAAAGAGGTCGAATACTTTGAAGGAGTCCTTTACTTGCACTAGAGGCTACGTTGATGAATGGAGTTGGCACGACGACCTTTAGTACTCCTGCAGGGGCTGGTTTGCCAAGGGTAGGTAGGGGATGATACTTAAAGCACTTTTCATGAGGTCAAAATGTTCGTCACTTTGGTCTATTTGGTGAGTGCTGTGTACTATGACTTGTCAAAGCTGTGTGTAGTTGATGTTATGTTTCACGACTTAGGGATTATGTATGTTCATCTTTTCTTCCTCAAACAATGTGTCAGGAGCCTAGCTACCTTCAACAGGACAATTGTTTGGTTTTTTAATGCCCATATACACCAAGATGGAAGAACGGAGCTTGCAGTTTTCAAGGCCTTTTGAAGCCTGTGGTAACGTTAGGTATGACATAAGTCAACAAGGCCTTTTCATCAAGAATAAGATGAGATGGGCATTGAAGAAGTTGTTGTTCTGAGCACCAATTTTGTATACCCTACCTACTCTTTCTACTCGAGCTCATCGCAAAAGGTTACAAGCCTTGTGATCTCTGTTTCGATCTACTTACCCATGCTACCTTCAGAAGATATTCAGAGGGAGGAAGATATAATGGCAAGACTTCCCGAGTTATTCTGCCTGTTGGTTCCTCGATCCAGTATTTAATTCACGCCCCTTGGCTCCTTCCCGAGTCTCTACCAATGGCTTTCTATATGTTGCGGTTTCTGTGGTGGTATAGGCTTTTCGCCAATCTGTTGCGAAGCTGGTAAGCCTCGAGAGGCCTTCAAAACTTTACTCACGGTACCACTTTCGTTTTCTGACATCTCTGACAGCTGGGATGAAGTTGGTGGTGAGAAGtctgacgacgatgaggacaGCTAGACAGAGGGGTTTGTCTGCTGCGTGCCACCTCGAGCACCTCCGGTCTTGGGCCTATAGTGAGAATGTTAGGTGTTGGGTATCATCCAGTACCGGAAAAGGCGGACGCGAACGCCGGGCGAAGATGCACAACGATAATCGCTACTCTGAATGGCTTTGAATGACCTTGGTTGGAACGGGGTGAAGTCATGCCAGACTATGTTACTTCATCTGTTTTGATATCCCACCAAATCGAACGACATTTGCAACAGCTTGGACGATGTCTTCCAGTCCAACCTATCTCAACTCATCAGTGTAGGCATGGAAGCATCAATTTGTCGACAAAAATAGGATGAACAATGGATCCCAGCACGGATAATCGCTAACGTGGGGGGTATGGAGGTACGATGCTGTGTTTACTTGTCGAGATGATCCACCAGTATCGTCGGCATTTGGACATTGAAAGCGAAATGGCACGTGCTAGTTGCAGATCATCGAATTGCGTGCCGCTGGAACAGTCAGCTCGGACTATACAAAGGTGAGTCACATGGTTGACCACTAACATTGCCTCGAGATCTTGACCACTTCACAAATATGTAAACAAGACAACATACACCCAGCTCAACAATATTACACATCACGTATCGTTGTCAAAGAGTCGCACATCATGGACTTCAACTACGAGACGCAAGTTGCATCCTCTCAACGCATGTACACCGCGCGGGCTGACAAATATGAGGACTCGTTCCACCCAGACTACACCAAGCGCTTCATGGCCGTTGCCGACGTCCAGTCGGGCGAACACGTCCTGATTCTAGCCTGTGGCACTGGCTTGGaggtcttcgccgccgccgaaaaagtgggcgagaagggcgagatcATCGGTGTCGACGTCACGGAGGCCATGCTCGCCATGGCGAGGGAGAAGCAAGGGCGCCTCAACCTCAGCACGAGGATTCGGCTCTTCAACCACGACGCGACGAGGCTGGAGACGCTGCCGGAGCTCAATGGACAGGTGTTCGATGTAATTCTCTGCTCCAGCGCGTTTGTTCTCTTTGACGACCCGGGAGAGGTCGTCAGGTCGTGGCGCAGGTACCTCAAGCCGGAGGGCAGACTAGTCGTCGACGTCACGCACGAGGACAACCTCAAGGTCGGGTTGCTGCTGGAGCGCGCGGCGAGGCGACTAGGTGCGCGGTTTCCGAGCAACAGGTCCTGGATCACGGACAGGAACTCGTTTACGGGGGTCCTAGAGGGGGCAGGGTACGCTGTGGAGAGGGTACAGCTCATGGACAAGTTGTCCGGTCAGGGCGATACGACATACGACATGGACCAGGTTGACAAGCAGTTTGACTGGATCACGGGAACCTCGCTGACGGTCAACCTCGCGACGGAGGAGTtcaagaggaagacgagggatCTGTTCCGAGAGGAATGGGAGAAGGATGCAGTCGATGGCAAGGTTGTGAACGTGGATGCTGTGTATGTCTATGTAGCTCGAAGAACGTGAAAGGGCCCTCTGTCTATGTAGTGTAAAATCCCTTTCGTCCATGTCAATTGTACTTATAGCTTCGCCTTACCGCTGCCCTTCAAGTTAGGCTTCACCGGGATCTTGGGGTGGTCACCCTCCAGGGCCAGCCCCGTGATCTTCTCCagttcctcgacggcctcgtagGTCCGCCCCAGATGGACCTTGATCGTTCCGAAACCTTGCTTCCTCGCCTCCTTCAGGTTCTCACCAATGTCGTCCAGGAACACAATGTCACCCGCTTTGATGCCATCGGCCCAGCCCAACGCCTGGCCCCTTTCGGAGCGTGCATTCTTGGCGGCGTACTCGTTTAGCATCTTGAGAGCGAGCTGGTACATGCTCGGATCCGGCTTCCGTAGCCCGACGTGCGCCgacgagacgaagacgtcAAACAGGCTGCGCACGGGGTCGTCCATGAAGTCCTTCCTCCACAGCCTGTGGCCCTCAGGGAAGATGACGGTGTTGCTCAGCGCCGCGAGGATGTACTTGCCGCTGTCCTTGAGTTTCTTCAGAGCAGGAAACATCCACGGGTCCGGGGGGATCGAGTTGGTCATCATGGTGTTGAAGAGGTACTCTCCATCGATGGCGGGGAGTGGAGGGATCTGCTCGGGGAGGGACGGGTTCTTGACGCGCTGGGCGGCGTAGAAGGCCTCCCACCGCCCCGGGTCGTGTAGATCCGCGTTGAAGCCCGCGAAGAAGGCCTTGTCCATGGGGATCGATCCCGTCTCGAGGCGGTGCCAGAAGCCAGTGGGACTGGTCTTGGATATGGAGTAGTTGATCCATCCTGGAGGGATGCCGAGGCTGAGCTCGTAGTCGAGGATGGATTGGAAGGGTGAGACGACCTTGGAAAGTCAGAGAACGGTCGGTACCCCGGCGTGGTATGTGTGTTTGCAGTTCATGATCGGGATAAAGAGCGGAAGGTGAAAAGCGAAAGTAGACAGCTAGCTGTGAGAGTTCAAAGGGAGAGAGTCACTTACACACACCCCGCCGATGTCGAACAGAAGCACCTTGGGCTGCTTGGAGTCGGTCATGTCGTCGACAGCTTCCAGAACATGATCAATTAAAAAGTTGTCCGATTCTTCCAACGACTGCATGGTTAGAACGAGAGACCTGCATGATCTACCTAGTTGGGTACTTGTAGGACACCACGACTCAACCACGTCGCCGTCGGATGCGGAGACACTGCGGTGGTCGGGGAGCCGAAACCTGGGGAAGGACGCCCGCCACCACCCCACCGCGAATCAGACCATGGACCTCGGCCCAAGCCTGAACAGGGTGTCCGTCCTTGATGAGTAAGCTATTTTCTCAAGCTCGTCCCCAGCCAAACTACATTTACCCACGTGACTCGTCACCGACCTCTCTGGAGTGACAGATTGCGCGGGACGGAGGGCGGGTCTCCACTTTCTAGG
Encoded proteins:
- a CDS encoding Putative phosphoglycolate phosphatase-like, domain 2, HAD superfamily produces the protein MQSLEESDNFLIDHVLEAVDDMTDSKQPKVLLFDIGGVCVVSPFQSILDYELSLGIPPGWINYSISKTSPTGFWHRLETGSIPMDKAFFAGFNADLHDPGRWEAFYAAQRVKNPSLPEQIPPLPAIDGEYLFNTMMTNSIPPDPWMFPALKKLKDSGKYILAALSNTVIFPEGHRLWRKDFMDDPVRSLFDVFVSSAHVGLRKPDPSMYQLALKMLNEYAAKNARSERGQALGWADGIKAGDIVFLDDIGENLKEARKQGFGTIKVHLGRTYEAVEELEKITGLALEGDHPKIPVKPNLKGSGKAKL
- a CDS encoding Putative SH3 domain, sterile alpha motif domain, pleckstrin domain, PH-like domain superfamily, whose translation is MAAQKPEVGEILLVVHDFIARSSDELSLTKGDRVELIERDDEFGDGWFLGKHMVNGNSGLFPEVYTRPPPKTAPTNNFSKPLATLPEVANESKQTNTTDTPGPGDEITTPAAPPAPTPPAVSPAPVTLPLNSIKQETAPAESAPPVTNPPPSATLGRLNTNQDYVLNETLNVIDEHITDLRSTPSNGAIRAPPTDSGSEYSAQLDHRMSYIHGEETDEEEEGMHSRPEVEAWSPDQVAEYLFTVGVEKSHCEVFRDQEITGEVLLGMDQSSLFIKAFELGSVGRRLKTWQKIKSLQDECNNLGMATRRTTQTYGSDVGSEDARRSRSRADTLTGSMPRMTPVDDRAMSFSSKRLSFSQTPKLDTASIVSPVSPIVDSPTRPNHMKRPSAASVRDLHHSRRHSSSTDFRLTGAPAHSAVTPKLATNGTFPLTDGAHKKQPSFDRNWTLGSASTRPLSSTGLQDVMQQSGLHAPESAIDTDRGYFSGTEVDGRRRNVLRKRDSTASHTKKTSYADEQRVRSATAISRHSRLGSVDSNRDSVASPAAQKYYGVQSTAHRRTASTSTTQSTRPVPPVKDVGAPSVTKLEGRARASPVPESPASRQGVHAEWLSAVVKPSVKVTGLRAISDSVSGDRNKMASPVDPSLRDSPLPSPARTGSSTPSAGPSFELDSPDTAKSPSTATTVASKGSRKKGKKETSAYQRGLLKIKPADAVKDADYSGWMRKKSSNLMTTWKPRLFVLKGRRLAYYYSENDQEEKGLIDISFHRVLPADNEQLTGLHAKLTGAGMATGRDTDSSGDKGDDTMFIFKLVPPRAGLSRAVNFTKPTVHYFAVPNLKSGRLWMAALMKATIDRDDTQAITTTYQQKTISLAKARQMRHRPPALMNPEEAQEDQKRRAEEAKKNADSLGITFGETDSGVSGMEKPNFPKVESANPRKLAFESENDGSTGAPPQSA
- a CDS encoding Putative Methyltransferase domain-containing protein, whose product is MDFNYETQVASSQRMYTARADKYEDSFHPDYTKRFMAVADVQSGEHVLILACGTGLEVFAAAEKVGEKGEIIGVDVTEAMLAMAREKQGRLNLSTRIRLFNHDATRLETLPELNGQVFDVILCSSAFVLFDDPGEVVRSWRRYLKPEGRLVVDVTHEDNLKVGLLLERAARRLGARFPSNRSWITDRNSFTGVLEGAGYAVERVQLMDKLSGQGDTTYDMDQVDKQFDWITGTSLTVNLATEEFKRKTRDLFREEWEKDAVDGKVVNVDAVYVYVARRT